The following proteins are co-located in the Manihot esculenta cultivar AM560-2 chromosome 9, M.esculenta_v8, whole genome shotgun sequence genome:
- the LOC110621932 gene encoding probable mediator of RNA polymerase II transcription subunit 26b isoform X1, whose translation MMKSLEYWRNYFRTANCDIFRVIDNAIIVAASDCPKEFRLRRDRIAERLFCYRLTRCSACNRVELAVPAHEGENDDDGACKRRDGDCGNGVDDDDDEDIDIDGCEFHGGALKESKVNSRNRDGNDSDNGEVNVNDHLMSNYSYGEAEALTDEIEEESQVVGEVLRIKEILLNSRDETDSVLFESLRRLQLMVLTVDTLKATEIGKAVNGLRKHASKQIHHLARSLIDGWKVLVDEWYSATKAFGGSNLQSDEGTSESVNPSVVDEEEGLPSPPLDEGAFFATQTTGIELSEFFDGMDDFGNPRNSGEFIKNRENGRKQSLENQNITKGKQQIPNEAIVVAKDNKSKQIRKKEAVLKPSGLLSADLGPARPPKQSVERKANSDTKVMRKTEQVVSQRKPPSGQQDKFKCSDEVAVRMKLEATKRKLQECYQQAENAKRQRTIQVMELHDLPKQGLAKKNPYMRPGSRNRHWAHAHGRRQLS comes from the exons ATGATGAAATCCCTGGAGTATTGGAGGAACTATTTTAGAACGGCTAATTGTGATATTTTCCGTGTTATCGATAATGCGATAATTGTTGCAGCTTCGGATTGTCCCAAAGAATTTCGGTTGCGTAGAGATCGAATTGCAGAGCGTCTGTTTTGTTACAGATTGACTCGGTGCTCCGCTTGTAATCGGGTCGAGTTGGCGGTGCCGGCCCATGAAGGTGAGAACGATGATGATGGGGCTTGCAAGAGAAGAGATGGTGATTGTGGCAATGgtgttgatgatgatgatgacgaAGATATTGATATTGATGGGTGTGAGTTTCATGGTGGGGCGCTCAAGGAAAGCAAGGTCAATAGTCGTAATAGGGATGGTAATGATTCTGATAACGGAGAGGTGAATGTGAATGATCACTTGATGAGTAATTATAGTTATGGAGAGGCTGAGGCCTTGACTGATGAGATTGAGGAAGAGTCTCAGGTAGTTGGTGAGGTTTTGAGGATCAAGGAAATTCTTCTCAACAGCCGAGATGAG ACTGATTCTGTGTTGTTTGAATCGTTAAGAAGGCTTCAATTGATGGTTCTGACTGTGGATACACTTAAG GCAACTGAGATTGGAAAGGCTGTCAatggcctccgaaagcatgcttCAAAGCAGATTCATCATCTTGCGCGGTCGCTTATAGA TGGATGGAAGGTTTTGGTGGATGAGTGGTATAGTGCTACAAAGGCTTTTGGAGGTAGCAACCTACAAA GTGATGAAGGTACTTCGGAATCTGTGAATCCTTCTGTTGTTGATGAAGAGGAAGGGCTTCCATCTCCTCCATTGGATGAAGGAGCTTTCTTTGCTACACAAACTACTGGGATAGAGCTGTCAGAG TTCTTTGATGGCATGGATGACTTTGGAA ATCCTCGAAACAGTGGGGAATTCATCAAGAACCGTGAAAATGGACGAAAACAATCACTGGAGAATCAGAATATCACAAAGGGAAAACAGCAGATTCCTAATGAGGCAATTGTTGTTGCTAAGGACAATAAGAGTAAACAAATAAGGAAGAAAGAAGCTGTCCTTAAGCCAAGTGGGCTCTTAAGTGCTGATCTTGGTCCTGCAAGACCACCAAAACAAAGTGTTGAGAGAAAAGCAAACAGTGACACAAAGGTAATGCGGAAAACAGAACAGGTTGTCAGCCAGAGAAAGCCTCCAAGTGGTCAACAAGAT AAATTCAAGTGTTCAGATGAAGTTGCTGTTCGGATGAAACTTGAAGCCACCAAAAGGAAACTCCAGGAATGTTATCAACAAGCTGAGAATG CCAAAAGACAGCGGACGATACAGGTGATGGAGTTGCATGATCTCCCTAAACAGGGGCTTGCAAAAAAGAATCCATACATGAGACCTGGAAGCCGTAACAGGCATTGGGCACATGCACATGGACGGCGGCAACTTTCATAA
- the LOC110621932 gene encoding probable mediator of RNA polymerase II transcription subunit 26b isoform X2: MMKSLEYWRNYFRTANCDIFRVIDNAIIVAASDCPKEFRLRRDRIAERLFCYRLTRCSACNRVELAVPAHEGENDDDGACKRRDGDCGNGVDDDDDEDIDIDGCEFHGGALKESKVNSRNRDGNDSDNGEVNVNDHLMSNYSYGEAEALTDEIEEESQVVGEVLRIKEILLNSRDETDSVLFESLRRLQLMVLTVDTLKATEIGKAVNGLRKHASKQIHHLARSLIDGWKVLVDEWYSATKAFGGDEGTSESVNPSVVDEEEGLPSPPLDEGAFFATQTTGIELSEFFDGMDDFGNPRNSGEFIKNRENGRKQSLENQNITKGKQQIPNEAIVVAKDNKSKQIRKKEAVLKPSGLLSADLGPARPPKQSVERKANSDTKVMRKTEQVVSQRKPPSGQQDKFKCSDEVAVRMKLEATKRKLQECYQQAENAKRQRTIQVMELHDLPKQGLAKKNPYMRPGSRNRHWAHAHGRRQLS; the protein is encoded by the exons ATGATGAAATCCCTGGAGTATTGGAGGAACTATTTTAGAACGGCTAATTGTGATATTTTCCGTGTTATCGATAATGCGATAATTGTTGCAGCTTCGGATTGTCCCAAAGAATTTCGGTTGCGTAGAGATCGAATTGCAGAGCGTCTGTTTTGTTACAGATTGACTCGGTGCTCCGCTTGTAATCGGGTCGAGTTGGCGGTGCCGGCCCATGAAGGTGAGAACGATGATGATGGGGCTTGCAAGAGAAGAGATGGTGATTGTGGCAATGgtgttgatgatgatgatgacgaAGATATTGATATTGATGGGTGTGAGTTTCATGGTGGGGCGCTCAAGGAAAGCAAGGTCAATAGTCGTAATAGGGATGGTAATGATTCTGATAACGGAGAGGTGAATGTGAATGATCACTTGATGAGTAATTATAGTTATGGAGAGGCTGAGGCCTTGACTGATGAGATTGAGGAAGAGTCTCAGGTAGTTGGTGAGGTTTTGAGGATCAAGGAAATTCTTCTCAACAGCCGAGATGAG ACTGATTCTGTGTTGTTTGAATCGTTAAGAAGGCTTCAATTGATGGTTCTGACTGTGGATACACTTAAG GCAACTGAGATTGGAAAGGCTGTCAatggcctccgaaagcatgcttCAAAGCAGATTCATCATCTTGCGCGGTCGCTTATAGA TGGATGGAAGGTTTTGGTGGATGAGTGGTATAGTGCTACAAAGGCTTTTGGAG GTGATGAAGGTACTTCGGAATCTGTGAATCCTTCTGTTGTTGATGAAGAGGAAGGGCTTCCATCTCCTCCATTGGATGAAGGAGCTTTCTTTGCTACACAAACTACTGGGATAGAGCTGTCAGAG TTCTTTGATGGCATGGATGACTTTGGAA ATCCTCGAAACAGTGGGGAATTCATCAAGAACCGTGAAAATGGACGAAAACAATCACTGGAGAATCAGAATATCACAAAGGGAAAACAGCAGATTCCTAATGAGGCAATTGTTGTTGCTAAGGACAATAAGAGTAAACAAATAAGGAAGAAAGAAGCTGTCCTTAAGCCAAGTGGGCTCTTAAGTGCTGATCTTGGTCCTGCAAGACCACCAAAACAAAGTGTTGAGAGAAAAGCAAACAGTGACACAAAGGTAATGCGGAAAACAGAACAGGTTGTCAGCCAGAGAAAGCCTCCAAGTGGTCAACAAGAT AAATTCAAGTGTTCAGATGAAGTTGCTGTTCGGATGAAACTTGAAGCCACCAAAAGGAAACTCCAGGAATGTTATCAACAAGCTGAGAATG CCAAAAGACAGCGGACGATACAGGTGATGGAGTTGCATGATCTCCCTAAACAGGGGCTTGCAAAAAAGAATCCATACATGAGACCTGGAAGCCGTAACAGGCATTGGGCACATGCACATGGACGGCGGCAACTTTCATAA